From a region of the Solanum stenotomum isolate F172 chromosome 2, ASM1918654v1, whole genome shotgun sequence genome:
- the LOC125857232 gene encoding MLP-like protein 43: MGLNGKLVASMEVKCGGHLFHDLYQTSSHHVSNISSDKVHHFDIHEGEDLKAGSVIGWKYTHDGKVKVTKQLIEAVDDEKKSITWKVLEGDTLELYNSFTISASFEDNWATWTFAYEKKTEDTPEPITLLSLMIDITRDLEDHLHKI, translated from the exons atgggttTGAATGGCAAGTTGGTTGCTTCAATGGAGGTTAAGTGTggagggcacttgtttcatgacCTTTATCAAACTAGTTCTCATCATGTATCCAACATAAGTTCAGATAAAGTCCATCATTTTGATATTCATGAAGGTGAAGATCTAAAAGCTGGTTCAGTAATTGGCTGGAAATATACCCATG ATGGAAAAGTTAAGGTTACTAAGCAACTGATTGAAGCCGTTGATGATGAGAAGAAATCAATTACTTGGAAGGTGTTAGAGGGAGATACGTTGGAATTGTACAATTCCTTCACTATAAGTGCATCCTTTGAAGACAATTGGGCCACATGGACATTTGCGTatgaaaagaaaactgaagaCACACCAGAACCCATCACTCTCTTGAGTCTTATGATCGATATTACAAGAGATTTAGAGGATCACCTCCACAAGATTTAA
- the LOC125857236 gene encoding kirola-like — protein sequence MGVQGKLIVSLEVKCGGHSVHDIFHTNTQHLPNISPSRVKHFEIHEGEKGEIGSVASWKYYEDGKEMFVKTVIEAIDPQTNSITWNAIEGNLLDLYNSFNVIISSEHQWITYALLYEKKTEDISEPLALLDYCIGVIKDIEGHLLEN from the exons atgggCGTACAAGGTAAGTTGATTGTTTCATTGGAAGTGAAGTGTGGAGGACATTCGGTTCATGATATTTTCCACACTAATACCCAACATCTACCCAACATAAGCCCTAGTAGAGTCAAGCATTTTGAGATTCATGAAGGTGAAAAAGGAGAAATTGGTTCGGTTGCTAGCTGGAAATATTACGAAG ATGGAAAAGAAATGTTTGTTAAGACCGTGATTGAAGCCATCGATCCTCAGACGAATTCAATCACTTGGAATGCGATTGAAGGAAATTTGttagatttgtataattccTTCAATGTTATTATATCCTCTGAACATCAATGGATTACATATGCACTTCTGTATGAGAAGAAAACCGAAGATATCTCAGAACCCCTTGCTCTCTTGGATTATTGCATTGGTGTGATCAAGGATATAGAGGGTCACCTTCTTGAGAATTAG